The following nucleotide sequence is from Clupea harengus chromosome 17, Ch_v2.0.2, whole genome shotgun sequence.
ACGTGAAGGCTGCAGCCTGGTTCATACATTCATGGAATTTCTTTTGAACTCTGAGTCTAGTGCATGCAAATTATGGTAACCAATATATGGACTTCCCATTTGTTTTGATCCATAGAAGCAGAGAAAATCCATGACATCCCTCTGTAAGTTTCACAACCTTTGTGGTGGTTGTTGTTCCTGTTTCTCGTTTCCTTTTGTGCCTGTTTCTTGTCTGTCCGGCCTTATATTTCTGAAAGATCTGGCAACAGCAGTAAAACAGCAGTTTTTCCATTAACTTATTTATATCTATATACACATACCTAATTATATTACTTTTCATCTTTAGGAAATTTACTTTTAACCCAAAACTTGGCATTGATAATCCAGCCTTGGTCATTTCAGATGACACAGGTAGGttttaacacataaacacagatggCAATATCACAAATGCTGGATAAATGTACTCTTGATAAATGGCAGATCACTGTCCTGTGACACCATACTATCACACAATACTGTTGAAGCAAATCCAGGTGATATCATTGATAGCAACTACAAGGAGAGAGGACAAGTCATTGTGGAAAATACATTTGGTACCCCTATTAGATCATCCTATTACCAATTGCAAGATATGGCAAACCTTTTGATAAGGTAAGGCTAAGATAACATAGCTTTGCTTTCTCAGAGCCAGATGTCTCCCTCCAGCTGTGCAGGCTGACGAGGGAGCAAGGCCAGGGGTTCGGCTTCCACCTGCAGAGGCGGGGCGACGTACAGGGTCACAGCGTGGACCGAGTGGAACCGTGGAGCGCAGCTGAGCAGGGTGGGCTCAGGGAAGGGCATCACGTTCTGGAGGTCAACGGAGAGTATGTGCACCACAAGAAACATGCACAGGTGACCAGCCCCACCTCATTACAGCTCTGTCGATTTTTCTCAGCTGTCTCAAACCTCTTCTTCTTATGTGTGGTCCTCCTCTCTGAGGGCAGTGATAATTCTGATAATACGAATGGGAACTGGAGCTGCAATTGCAAACTAATCTTTACTCATCTAAACCATCTTTTAATGGATCCAACATTGATACAGATAATAGATCAAACCAAAGCATGACAAcgcatttattttttaaagagagAGCACATATTTATTCACTATTAGAAACGTATCTATGCATCATCAACAAATCCTTAACAGAGAGATGTTCTGCTCTGATGGTGTTTTGTGTCATCTCTGGCTGTCTAGTCAAGTCTTGGTTTGATTAACAGGTTGTTCGGCAGATCCAGGAGTCCGGGCTACAGATATTTCTGATTGTGTTGCACAGCGAAGACTATGAGAGGGCCATGTCCAAAAAGCTGGACTTTAGATCTCTCGTCAGTGCTCATCATGGTGGCATCTGTGCCCAACCAAGACTTTGCCACATCACCAAAGAACCAGACTTTGACTTGGGCCTTACCATAATGCCTATTGAAGGTAGAAGTCATATCATATcgtatcatatcatatcatatcatatcatatcatattattGCTTTGTGGGTGCATATATGAGTaagtaaaataaatgtttttcagGTATGAAAAACAGTTACCGTGTGAGCGTGGTGAGTGAGGGTCCAGCAGAAAGAGCAGGAGTCTGCAATGGGGATCGTCTGGTGTGGATCAATGGCACTATGGTCTCAACTCTCACACATTCAGCACTCACCAAAACTGTGAGTAGCCCTCTCATCATTCgtgaaagaaaataacaacCTGATACCCTCCTTGATTTATTTTGTctacaatgtttgttttttttgctctaGGTCAAGAAATGTGGAGATCATTTAACAGTTCTGGTGATTGATAGCCAGAGTCAGCTGCACTACATCCGACGGAACATACCAATATTGCCCAGCATGGCTGGCTATCACAATCTACCCCACAGACCAAAGACACTGCGTCTTACCCAGGGCCCACATGGCTATGGCTTTCTACTGCGACAAGAAAAACTGCAAACGGGACGCATTGGTGATAATCACATCCTAATTTTTTCTCTTGGAATACATTTAGGAAATTGTAATTTCAAGACAGAAACATCTTGTTTTATTGTAATCTTATTGTGAAGATAAGTTATCTTGAATTAGTGACTTGTCACTATACAATAACTCGTACTTTAATCTAGCACATATGTGCAGATTGCACTACAAAAAGCAAAGAGTAGAACTATAACTTTTTGCAGATAGGTGAAATTATTGTCATGCTACTTCTGTATCTGTTGGTCTAGACTAATAAGAATATAATATTCAAATATCCTCCAGCTCACATGTTGCGTGAAGTGGACCCTTGCAGTCCAGCAGAACAGGTGGGCATGGAGGATGGCGATCTCCTGTTGTCAGTAAACGGCGAGCCAATAGAAATGGCAGAGCATGAGGACATTGTCAGCAAAGTGCGACAGAGTGGCCAGCAGGTTACGCTCACCTGTATCTCCCTCAATGGGAGAGAATTTTATGAAAAGGTGTGTCACGTTTGTAAATTTGTCAGATTATTCTTAGAGAACAGACCTTTTCAGTGTGATATTAAAGATGTATTTCAGACCATAAGCAAAAAATGTGACAATTGGTATAGCATAAACAGCGTTTTTGACTTCTTTAtcataatataatatttattttatgatcAATAATTACTGCCTTATTCCCCCTTAAATGATTGTTGTCTTGTGTCACAGTTGGCTctgtctccactcctcttctatGAAGAAGACATCCTAGAAAGACTTGAAGAAAACAGGCAGAATCCTATGAGAGGCTCGCCTCTTAAGAGTGATCATTTAGTGCCACTCTGCCCTCGACTCTGTATTGTCAATAAAGAGGCCTCAGGCTTCGGGTTCAGCTTAGGATGTGTCCAGAATGAACCAGGAACATTCATCAGCCAGGTGAACTTGTCATCC
It contains:
- the pdzd3a gene encoding Na(+)/H(+) exchange regulatory cofactor NHE-RF3 yields the protein MRYTAEAEKIHDIPLKFTFNPKLGIDNPALVISDDTEPDVSLQLCRLTREQGQGFGFHLQRRGDVQGHSVDRVEPWSAAEQGGLREGHHVLEVNGEYVHHKKHAQVVRQIQESGLQIFLIVLHSEDYERAMSKKLDFRSLVSAHHGGICAQPRLCHITKEPDFDLGLTIMPIEGMKNSYRVSVVSEGPAERAGVCNGDRLVWINGTMVSTLTHSALTKTVKKCGDHLTVLVIDSQSQLHYIRRNIPILPSMAGYHNLPHRPKTLRLTQGPHGYGFLLRQEKLQTGRIAHMLREVDPCSPAEQVGMEDGDLLLSVNGEPIEMAEHEDIVSKVRQSGQQVTLTCISLNGREFYEKLALSPLLFYEEDILERLEENRQNPMRGSPLKSDHLVPLCPRLCIVNKEASGFGFSLGCVQNEPGTFISQVTAGSGAERSGLCEDDVVVEVNGQSVEKEYLKEVVRLIMCGGSSVKMVVMDRHGYKTQRQSGLPYTAVVPCNNRVSESAPNTFV